The following are encoded in a window of uncultured Sphaerochaeta sp. genomic DNA:
- the dnaB gene encoding replicative DNA helicase, which produces MASNNMLGRVPPQNEEAERAVLGAILLNEKVLVEVTDFLSKDDFYKVAHQQLFAAILSFRQESTEALDLITLSSYLKRQNQVDQCGGLSYISTLTSDVPTTTNAAYYAKILKALSQRRKLLLFASKLKDNAFDESQEIQQVIDEGEQTLSKLNNETAGSDAYQSIKDLITQTISDIEYRSTHGTKNGLDSGYTSLDSITGGFKKQELVIVGARPSIGKTAFALSMTLNMITKLKYRVGFFSLEMSAASLMERLLTGHSRVDFSHIRKATLKNSEMSAIVDASGLLYESELYIQDTPNMKLMELRAQARRMKLEHDVQILFVDYIGLIDAQADARIPRHEQISIISRNLKQLARELDIPIVCLSQVGRQADGVEPKLSDLRESGSIEQDADVVILLHREVGKNRTDSEEERQKNNIQETKIIMAKNRNGETGVFSLAFVSNIVRFEEMEFSHKYVAGNNPNA; this is translated from the coding sequence ATGGCATCGAATAATATGCTTGGGCGCGTTCCTCCTCAGAACGAAGAGGCAGAACGCGCAGTACTTGGGGCGATCTTGCTCAATGAGAAGGTCCTTGTAGAAGTGACCGATTTCTTGAGCAAGGATGACTTTTATAAAGTCGCCCACCAGCAATTGTTCGCCGCCATCCTTTCATTCAGGCAAGAGAGTACCGAAGCACTGGACCTGATTACCCTCAGTTCATATCTGAAGCGTCAAAATCAGGTAGACCAGTGTGGCGGTCTCTCATATATTTCCACTCTTACCAGTGATGTTCCTACCACAACAAATGCTGCCTACTATGCGAAGATTCTGAAGGCGCTGAGCCAGAGACGTAAGCTTTTATTGTTCGCCTCAAAGCTCAAGGATAATGCCTTTGATGAGTCACAGGAAATCCAGCAGGTCATTGACGAGGGAGAGCAAACCCTCTCCAAGCTGAATAATGAGACAGCTGGCAGTGATGCATACCAGTCTATCAAGGACCTGATCACCCAAACCATCAGTGATATTGAGTATCGTAGCACCCACGGGACCAAGAACGGGCTTGATAGTGGATATACTTCTCTGGACTCCATAACCGGTGGATTCAAGAAACAAGAACTTGTCATCGTGGGAGCACGACCTTCCATAGGAAAAACGGCCTTTGCACTTTCCATGACACTGAACATGATTACCAAGCTGAAATACCGTGTAGGATTCTTCTCCTTGGAAATGAGTGCAGCAAGCTTGATGGAACGTTTGCTTACCGGGCATAGTCGTGTCGATTTCTCCCATATCCGTAAGGCTACACTGAAAAACAGTGAAATGAGCGCCATAGTTGATGCATCAGGATTGCTCTATGAATCAGAGCTCTATATCCAGGATACCCCAAACATGAAGCTCATGGAGCTTAGGGCACAAGCGCGAAGAATGAAGTTGGAACATGATGTTCAGATTCTCTTTGTCGACTATATCGGCTTGATCGATGCCCAGGCAGATGCCCGTATTCCACGCCATGAACAGATATCCATCATCAGCAGAAACCTGAAGCAGCTTGCCCGAGAGCTGGATATCCCCATTGTCTGTCTCAGTCAGGTAGGGCGTCAGGCGGATGGTGTTGAGCCAAAGCTCAGTGACCTGAGAGAGAGTGGATCCATCGAACAGGATGCCGACGTCGTCATCCTCCTTCACCGTGAGGTCGGCAAGAACCGTACCGATAGTGAGGAAGAGCGCCAGAAGAACAACATCCAGGAAACGAAGATCATCATGGCAAAGAACAGGAATGGTGAGACTGGTGTGTTCTCACTAGCCTTTGTAAGCAATATAGTCCGTTTTGAGGAGATGGAGTTCAGCCACAAATATGTGGCCGGGAACAATCCTAACGCCTAA
- the rplI gene encoding 50S ribosomal protein L9, which yields MKIILNQDVVNLGEEGDVVVVKNGYARNFLLPNNMAVMFNRTNQAIFASRAAAIEKRKEEKRAASASMKEKLDNVEITMVVSAGESGKLFGSVTSAMVQEALAKQGIEVERKKIEVATHSIKMVGTYSVRVRLYEDESAEVKLVVESENALKRRQAEEAKAKAEADKAEAVKAAQEAKAAKAAEEAAAAEAPAEEAGSEEAEAEKVEE from the coding sequence ATGAAAATTATTCTGAATCAGGATGTAGTCAACCTCGGTGAAGAGGGAGACGTTGTAGTGGTAAAGAACGGCTATGCCCGTAACTTTCTGCTTCCAAACAATATGGCTGTTATGTTCAATAGAACCAACCAGGCCATTTTTGCAAGCCGTGCCGCAGCTATCGAAAAGCGTAAGGAAGAGAAGCGCGCTGCAAGTGCAAGCATGAAAGAGAAGCTTGATAATGTTGAGATTACCATGGTTGTTTCAGCAGGTGAGAGTGGCAAGTTGTTTGGTTCTGTCACGTCTGCTATGGTGCAGGAAGCACTTGCGAAGCAGGGTATCGAAGTTGAACGCAAGAAGATTGAGGTTGCCACTCACTCCATCAAGATGGTTGGTACCTATTCTGTACGTGTCCGCTTGTATGAGGACGAAAGTGCAGAGGTCAAGCTTGTTGTTGAAAGTGAAAATGCCTTGAAGAGACGTCAGGCAGAAGAAGCCAAGGCAAAGGCTGAGGCTGATAAGGCTGAAGCTGTCAAGGCTGCACAAGAGGCCAAGGCTGCCAAGGCTGCTGAGGAAGCTGCGGCTGCAGAAGCACCCGCAGAAGAAGCTGGTAGTGAAGAGGCTGAAGCCGAGAAAGTAGAAGAGTAA
- a CDS encoding DUF2232 domain-containing protein — translation MNQLDTKMLKQVLFLTVVSYALSRLLIGNLLFTIPLMVLAPKFSNRKEALFPVGLVAALLVITEFFKAEGALSSPEGRLLLVIGMFIPIVLLVASAVWIVLDDRRTFYRYLASSMFGIVASVVVVIWFTRPNEALSRVDSAMFETFRTLLGGTTGGTQPSLETPGVALEGLYRMSVMAIGAMLAPLCMVLVGFTSFMAMSYQARFDGSFNVRVSRWKVPEVTLWVFLGSWTLVLLLILAKATYLYRALALQAALASSVLYAVQGMAIVVHVVLRKGIAVNTTRLFSTLFLLAFLIPGVNVLVVFVLPLLGVTETWIMYRRNE, via the coding sequence ATGAACCAGTTAGATACAAAGATGTTGAAACAGGTATTGTTCCTGACAGTGGTAAGCTACGCGCTTTCCCGCTTGTTGATCGGAAACCTGCTCTTCACCATCCCGTTGATGGTTCTTGCACCGAAGTTTTCCAATCGGAAGGAGGCGTTGTTTCCTGTAGGCTTGGTAGCTGCCTTGTTGGTGATTACTGAGTTTTTCAAGGCAGAAGGGGCCTTAAGTAGTCCCGAAGGACGCCTGTTGCTTGTGATTGGAATGTTCATCCCGATTGTGCTCTTGGTAGCCAGTGCAGTATGGATTGTGCTGGATGACAGGCGTACATTCTATCGCTACCTGGCATCATCCATGTTTGGGATTGTTGCTTCGGTTGTGGTGGTTATTTGGTTTACGAGACCTAACGAGGCGCTCAGTAGGGTAGACTCAGCAATGTTTGAGACCTTTCGTACGCTCCTCGGTGGGACAACTGGTGGAACACAACCATCCCTTGAAACACCTGGTGTTGCATTGGAAGGTTTGTACCGGATGTCGGTAATGGCAATAGGGGCCATGTTGGCTCCGCTCTGTATGGTATTGGTTGGGTTCACGTCCTTCATGGCAATGAGCTACCAAGCCCGGTTCGATGGTTCCTTCAATGTACGGGTTTCCCGTTGGAAGGTACCGGAAGTCACCCTCTGGGTGTTTCTCGGTTCCTGGACATTGGTCCTCCTATTGATCCTGGCAAAAGCAACCTACCTGTATAGGGCACTTGCTTTGCAAGCAGCACTGGCAAGTAGTGTGCTGTATGCAGTTCAAGGAATGGCAATCGTAGTACATGTAGTATTGCGAAAAGGCATTGCTGTAAATACGACCCGCTTGTTTTCCACACTGTTCCTCTTGGCGTTCTTGATACCTGGGGTGAATGTACTGGTTGTCTTTGTTCTTCCCTTGTTAGGGGTAACGGAGACTTGGATTATGTATAGACGTAATGAGTAA
- the rpsR gene encoding 30S ribosomal protein S18, whose amino-acid sequence MRDDDNDSMNNDGRNGRDRRGGGRKPSFRKKVCKFCTQNLTPDYKNPDMLRRYITERGKILPARITGCCAKHQRAVTTEIKKARVLAYLPFEKK is encoded by the coding sequence ATGCGCGATGACGATAACGATTCCATGAATAATGACGGAAGAAACGGAAGAGATAGAAGAGGGGGCGGACGCAAACCCAGTTTCAGAAAAAAAGTTTGCAAGTTCTGTACCCAGAACCTTACTCCCGATTACAAGAATCCTGATATGTTGCGACGCTACATAACCGAGCGTGGCAAGATTCTTCCTGCCCGTATCACCGGTTGCTGTGCAAAGCACCAGAGGGCTGTTACTACTGAGATCAAGAAGGCACGTGTACTTGCGTACCTTCCGTTTGAGAAGAAGTAA
- the ssb gene encoding single-stranded DNA-binding protein, whose protein sequence is MANDLNVVALVGRLTRDSELRYSNGGMAICRFSIAVNRRKRSGDNKWEDEANFFDCSMFGKSAESLNQYLEKGRQVSIIGELRQNRWEQDGQSRSRVEIAVNSLQLLSSPGSTDGRNTSRQGEQPPTRNQGSYGSRPTPQAPASPLDIGGPEQFDDDQIPF, encoded by the coding sequence ATGGCAAATGACCTGAATGTAGTCGCATTGGTGGGCCGTCTTACCAGAGATAGCGAACTTCGCTATTCAAATGGTGGTATGGCAATCTGTCGTTTTTCCATAGCAGTCAACCGGAGAAAGAGGTCGGGTGACAATAAATGGGAGGACGAAGCCAACTTTTTCGACTGCTCGATGTTTGGCAAGAGTGCCGAATCCCTCAACCAATATCTGGAGAAGGGAAGGCAGGTTTCCATTATCGGTGAGCTTAGGCAGAACCGATGGGAACAGGATGGCCAAAGTCGGAGTCGGGTTGAGATTGCCGTGAATTCGTTGCAGCTCCTCTCGAGTCCCGGTTCTACAGATGGTAGAAACACCTCTCGTCAGGGTGAACAACCACCGACGAGAAACCAGGGGTCATATGGTTCAAGACCTACTCCCCAGGCTCCCGCCTCTCCCTTGGATATCGGCGGACCTGAGCAGTTTGACGATGACCAGATCCCATTCTAA
- the rpsF gene encoding 30S ribosomal protein S6: MRNYEFTVIFNANEDNTQAGLEFVTSTFAAADVEITKQDDMGVKYLAYDIKKQEKGHYVYFEMKADPSSILGFEQKFLLNPNILKFLFVNPEK; the protein is encoded by the coding sequence ATGAGAAATTATGAGTTCACTGTTATTTTCAATGCAAACGAAGATAACACACAGGCTGGTTTGGAATTCGTGACCAGCACATTTGCAGCTGCTGACGTAGAAATTACCAAGCAGGATGACATGGGCGTAAAATACTTGGCCTATGATATCAAGAAGCAGGAAAAGGGACACTATGTCTACTTCGAAATGAAGGCAGACCCCAGTAGCATCCTTGGCTTTGAGCAAAAGTTCTTGTTGAACCCGAACATCTTGAAGTTCTTGTTCGTAAACCCTGAGAAGTAA
- a CDS encoding Mur ligase family protein, which translates to MKVLIFGLGMHGGGFAAASYFLDHGDEVRITDLKGTSDLGYEMEDLNQRGALCISGPHRAEDFLWADIVVKNPAIPPNHPMLKYARMVVNDFAWLFSSPWCEQVKIIGITGTKGKTTTSAAVAHVLQEYGYEAMQCGNMGISGFSILREWERRNEQGRALPEFLVCEFSSWQIRDTVQAMHGQLPMMELCALTNFYPDHLNSYESIERYLEDKLQLFTRNIKMAVIPDVMLGRIRTQTHLDKRHIRGIDRASAKVLEEQPHLRSAYAILLALGFKYKSILKALQSFQGVPHRIEQLGMLGNILFVNDSAATIPEAVHFSYAKFRTMAVHLICGGTDKNLKAEGMLEELLHASSLSLLDGSFTRGKLIPLLEKHHIPYYGPFKSMGDALQQSYEMARVKEQELPNLVQAILLSPGSASFELFAMSSTVETSSRTW; encoded by the coding sequence ATGAAGGTACTTATCTTCGGCCTTGGAATGCATGGAGGCGGTTTTGCAGCAGCCTCGTATTTCCTTGACCATGGAGATGAAGTAAGAATTACAGATCTGAAGGGAACCAGTGATCTCGGTTATGAGATGGAAGATCTCAACCAACGAGGGGCATTGTGCATCTCCGGGCCACATCGAGCAGAAGATTTTCTGTGGGCTGACATTGTAGTCAAAAACCCAGCCATCCCTCCCAACCACCCAATGCTCAAGTATGCCCGTATGGTAGTTAATGACTTTGCCTGGCTGTTCAGCTCCCCTTGGTGCGAACAGGTAAAGATCATAGGAATCACAGGAACCAAAGGAAAAACCACAACCAGTGCAGCTGTTGCCCATGTACTGCAGGAGTATGGGTACGAGGCAATGCAGTGTGGGAATATGGGGATCAGCGGATTCAGCATTCTCAGAGAGTGGGAAAGACGGAATGAGCAAGGAAGAGCACTTCCCGAATTCCTTGTCTGCGAATTCTCATCTTGGCAAATTCGGGACACGGTACAGGCAATGCACGGACAGCTACCGATGATGGAGCTCTGTGCGCTTACCAACTTCTATCCTGATCACCTGAACTCCTATGAATCTATAGAGCGCTATCTTGAGGATAAACTGCAACTGTTCACCAGAAACATCAAGATGGCGGTTATTCCTGATGTGATGTTGGGCAGGATAAGAACCCAGACCCACTTGGACAAACGACATATCCGTGGAATTGACAGAGCAAGCGCCAAGGTACTTGAGGAACAACCACATCTCAGGAGTGCCTATGCCATTCTGCTTGCACTGGGTTTCAAATATAAAAGTATTCTTAAGGCCCTGCAAAGCTTCCAAGGGGTTCCTCACCGAATCGAACAGTTGGGGATGCTTGGCAATATCCTGTTTGTCAATGACAGTGCAGCAACAATTCCCGAGGCAGTGCACTTCTCCTATGCAAAGTTCAGAACCATGGCTGTACACCTCATCTGCGGAGGTACAGACAAGAATCTCAAAGCTGAAGGGATGCTCGAGGAACTGCTGCATGCAAGCAGTCTCTCCCTGCTCGACGGGAGTTTCACCAGAGGCAAGCTTATTCCTCTGCTTGAGAAGCACCATATCCCATATTACGGTCCCTTCAAGTCAATGGGAGATGCCCTACAGCAGAGTTATGAGATGGCCCGAGTGAAGGAACAGGAGTTGCCGAATCTGGTACAAGCAATTCTTCTCTCACCTGGAAGTGCTTCCTTTGAACTGTTCGCAATGAGTTCGACCGTGGAAACCAGTTCAAGAACTTGGTAG
- a CDS encoding peptidoglycan bridge formation glycyltransferase FemA/FemB family protein, whose amino-acid sequence MTMRIQRIATRELSPSGAVFQSSYWAEVKQRSGWKSYSFSVEMEGSIFTLLVLVKRMAPFCSLAYIPFGPPLSSLKLSQVGVFLEDLAKQMRRLLPKGVFALRYDLPFEEVNDQNVMTFLTKRLRTLEQSVQPEGTVRIDLKWGYHAVTLGYRERAKRALRKADQVFQVRVHEGDETSFLEWYEVYLETARRDGFSPRSKKYLRSLMMLSPDERMFTSQLLLAYEGKKIVGGIIVLFSPSEALFLYGASLRFDGISCSYILQDFAIRMACERKCEVYDLYGIPGPKGRASHLAGLEIFKRSFGGQPYYRSPSTDYLYNRLTWHCYMFFETIRFRSRRSIKSQAEALPSS is encoded by the coding sequence ATGACCATGCGTATCCAGAGAATAGCAACCAGAGAGCTCTCGCCGAGCGGAGCTGTGTTCCAAAGCAGCTACTGGGCTGAGGTGAAACAGCGCTCCGGGTGGAAGAGTTATTCATTCTCTGTTGAGATGGAAGGCTCAATTTTTACACTGCTTGTGCTCGTCAAACGTATGGCTCCTTTCTGTTCTCTTGCATACATCCCTTTTGGGCCCCCGCTTTCATCGCTCAAGCTCAGTCAGGTGGGTGTATTCCTGGAGGATCTGGCCAAACAGATGCGGAGACTTCTCCCAAAAGGGGTATTTGCACTCCGTTATGACCTTCCATTTGAAGAGGTGAATGATCAGAATGTCATGACCTTTCTCACAAAACGACTGAGGACATTGGAGCAGAGTGTGCAACCTGAAGGTACTGTCAGGATAGATCTCAAGTGGGGATATCACGCTGTAACACTAGGCTACCGGGAGAGGGCCAAGCGTGCGCTGAGAAAAGCGGACCAAGTGTTTCAGGTACGGGTCCATGAGGGGGATGAGACATCCTTTCTTGAATGGTATGAAGTATATTTGGAAACAGCAAGGAGGGACGGATTCAGTCCCAGGTCGAAAAAATATCTTCGTTCTTTGATGATGCTTTCCCCTGATGAGCGTATGTTCACCTCTCAGCTTCTATTGGCTTATGAGGGAAAGAAGATTGTCGGGGGGATTATTGTACTGTTCAGTCCGTCTGAAGCACTCTTTCTCTATGGGGCATCATTGCGATTTGATGGTATTTCCTGTTCCTATATACTGCAGGATTTTGCAATCAGAATGGCTTGTGAGAGAAAGTGTGAGGTCTATGACCTGTATGGGATCCCTGGGCCGAAGGGTAGGGCAAGTCACCTTGCTGGGTTGGAGATATTCAAACGCTCATTTGGAGGACAACCGTATTACCGCTCGCCCTCAACCGATTATCTCTACAATCGGCTAACCTGGCATTGTTATATGTTCTTTGAGACAATCAGGTTTCGCTCCAGAAGGAGCATCAAGAGCCAAGCAGAAGCCCTACCAAGTTCTTGA
- the metG gene encoding methionine--tRNA ligase has translation MKKRLVTSALPYVNNIPHLGNLTQVLSADVFARFCRLKGYETLYICGTDEYGTATETRALKEGVSPRELCDHYHAIHRDIYAWFNIDFDYFGRTSTEAQTEIVQDIFKRMDAAGYVSEHELEQLYCPKCERFLADRFVEGTCPHCHAEGARGDQCDSCQTLLDPIELIEPHCGVCGTTPIVKKTKHLYINLPKALPMLEAWMEKTSKDGFWANNAIQVTKSWIRDGLKERCITRDLKWGIPVPKPGYEGKVFYVWFDAPIGYVSISANATKDWKKWWFDPQNTELFQFIGKDNIPFHTVIFPSCQLASGMDWTMLHHMSSTEYLNYEGGKFSKSLGIGIFGNDVQDTGIPADVWRFYMFYNRPEKSDVTFTWADFQEKVNGELIGNLSNLVNRTLTFVKRFYEDGALFSAPVDTELHAQIVEREKKIDSFMERAEERDALRQIISLSSLGNKAFQDGEPWKMRKEQPEKAMSLLKTLVYLIRDLAVMVQPFMPETSLKMLSFLGAEKTNWNDLGNWEGIEGIGEVSLLFSKLEDSLIEQLRTRFSGSQEEREQKKTKELEKDMDQKEDQVSLAEQFASRVILKVAKITNVERHPRGDKLYILTLDVQEEEPRTIVSSIVPYYKEEELQDQNIVLVSNLKPANFRGEKSYGMLLAASDPDAEEHSTCEVLFAPQFEVGSVLTPEGFFPVEEKLPYVKADHFFSMPIYTESGVVKIDGKPIGKDGVALTAKKYLNGPVG, from the coding sequence ATGAAAAAGAGACTAGTAACTTCTGCGCTCCCGTATGTGAACAATATTCCGCATTTAGGTAACCTCACCCAGGTCCTGAGTGCTGATGTTTTTGCCCGTTTCTGTCGATTGAAAGGGTATGAGACACTTTATATATGTGGTACCGATGAATATGGTACGGCAACTGAGACACGGGCTCTCAAGGAGGGCGTAAGCCCAAGGGAGTTGTGTGACCACTATCATGCCATCCACCGTGACATCTATGCGTGGTTCAATATCGATTTTGATTATTTCGGGAGGACAAGCACAGAGGCCCAGACCGAAATTGTCCAGGATATCTTCAAGCGTATGGACGCAGCTGGGTATGTCAGTGAGCATGAGTTGGAGCAACTCTACTGCCCGAAGTGTGAGCGATTCCTTGCAGATCGCTTTGTTGAGGGAACCTGTCCCCACTGCCATGCAGAGGGTGCAAGAGGGGACCAGTGCGACAGTTGCCAGACCCTGCTTGACCCTATTGAGTTGATCGAACCTCACTGTGGTGTCTGTGGTACCACCCCAATCGTCAAGAAAACCAAACACCTCTACATCAATCTGCCCAAAGCTCTTCCTATGCTGGAAGCTTGGATGGAGAAGACCAGTAAGGATGGTTTCTGGGCAAACAATGCCATACAGGTGACCAAGTCCTGGATTCGCGATGGTCTGAAAGAACGATGTATCACCCGCGACCTGAAGTGGGGTATTCCTGTACCCAAGCCGGGGTATGAAGGCAAGGTGTTCTATGTCTGGTTTGATGCTCCCATCGGGTATGTCTCCATATCAGCCAATGCTACCAAGGATTGGAAGAAATGGTGGTTCGATCCACAGAATACTGAATTGTTTCAGTTTATAGGAAAGGACAATATTCCCTTCCATACTGTTATCTTCCCCTCCTGCCAGCTGGCAAGTGGAATGGACTGGACAATGCTCCATCATATGAGCAGTACTGAATACCTTAATTACGAGGGTGGAAAGTTCAGCAAGAGCCTCGGGATTGGAATATTCGGCAATGATGTCCAGGATACGGGAATCCCTGCTGATGTGTGGCGGTTCTACATGTTCTACAACCGCCCGGAGAAGAGTGATGTTACCTTCACCTGGGCTGACTTCCAGGAGAAAGTGAATGGGGAGCTCATCGGCAACCTTTCCAACCTGGTGAACCGGACCCTGACATTTGTGAAACGGTTCTATGAAGACGGAGCCCTTTTCTCAGCACCTGTCGATACTGAGTTGCATGCCCAGATAGTAGAACGAGAGAAGAAAATCGATTCATTCATGGAGCGTGCTGAGGAGCGCGATGCACTCAGGCAGATCATCAGCCTCTCCTCATTGGGAAATAAGGCATTCCAGGATGGCGAACCTTGGAAGATGCGCAAGGAACAACCAGAGAAAGCGATGAGCCTGCTCAAGACCCTCGTCTATCTGATTCGTGACCTGGCGGTGATGGTACAGCCGTTCATGCCGGAAACCTCACTGAAAATGCTTTCCTTCCTTGGTGCTGAGAAGACCAACTGGAATGATCTTGGCAACTGGGAAGGAATAGAGGGGATTGGCGAGGTTTCGTTGCTCTTTTCCAAGCTTGAGGATTCTCTGATCGAGCAGTTGCGTACTCGTTTCAGCGGCTCCCAGGAAGAGCGAGAACAGAAGAAAACCAAAGAATTGGAGAAAGATATGGATCAGAAAGAGGACCAGGTAAGCCTGGCTGAACAGTTTGCGAGTCGAGTGATTCTCAAGGTCGCAAAGATTACCAATGTGGAGAGACACCCTCGTGGTGATAAACTCTATATACTTACCCTTGATGTACAGGAAGAGGAACCAAGGACTATTGTCAGTTCCATCGTGCCTTATTACAAGGAAGAGGAGTTGCAGGACCAGAACATAGTACTGGTAAGCAATCTCAAACCGGCAAATTTCCGTGGAGAGAAAAGCTACGGTATGTTGCTTGCCGCCAGCGATCCAGATGCTGAGGAACACTCCACCTGTGAAGTGCTCTTTGCACCTCAGTTTGAGGTGGGAAGCGTGCTCACCCCAGAGGGATTTTTCCCGGTTGAGGAAAAGCTTCCGTATGTGAAGGCAGATCACTTCTTCTCCATGCCGATCTATACAGAGTCTGGTGTGGTAAAGATTGATGGGAAACCGATTGGAAAAGACGGGGTAGCCCTGACTGCAAAAAAATACTTGAATGGCCCGGTAGGTTGA
- the hflK gene encoding FtsH protease activity modulator HflK, which yields MDTMQQPPRPARKVKNISPKLVIWIIVAVVLIMLVLSSFFVVDQTEQAVVLRLGKYNRTVGPGLQTKIPLGIETSYNVPTQVVQTMTFGYRSNSSTSPLFGNSDYTTESLMLTGDLNIIDVQWIIQYKIENPVNWMFKVESRETTLRDISQSVMNKLVGDLPILSVMTSERTRIEIEAQENMQKIFDAYELGVRVVTVKLQNIVPPVGEVQDAFEDVNKAIQDMNRLINEGKQNYNKVIPSARGEANKLIQQAQGYAAERVNQAEGDVARFNSVREVYEQSQTITRTRLYIETMEAVINPTESGSVTLVDKNLSNFLPVQMIEGGTK from the coding sequence ATGGATACCATGCAGCAACCACCGAGGCCTGCGCGCAAAGTAAAGAACATCAGCCCCAAGCTGGTGATCTGGATTATTGTCGCCGTCGTCCTCATCATGCTGGTTCTTAGCAGTTTCTTTGTTGTCGACCAAACCGAACAAGCGGTTGTCCTGCGCTTAGGCAAATACAACCGAACAGTAGGCCCTGGATTGCAAACCAAGATCCCACTAGGAATCGAGACCAGTTACAATGTCCCAACGCAAGTCGTTCAGACGATGACATTTGGATATCGCTCAAACAGTTCTACTTCCCCACTTTTTGGAAACAGCGACTACACCACTGAATCACTCATGCTGACAGGCGACCTGAACATCATTGATGTACAGTGGATCATTCAATACAAAATTGAAAACCCTGTGAACTGGATGTTCAAGGTGGAGTCTAGGGAAACAACACTGCGAGATATCAGCCAGAGTGTCATGAACAAACTGGTGGGCGATCTTCCAATCCTCTCTGTCATGACCAGTGAACGTACCCGAATCGAGATTGAAGCACAAGAGAATATGCAGAAAATCTTTGATGCCTACGAATTGGGCGTACGGGTTGTTACCGTCAAGTTACAGAACATCGTACCACCGGTTGGAGAAGTTCAGGATGCTTTTGAGGATGTCAACAAGGCAATCCAGGATATGAACCGCTTGATCAACGAAGGAAAGCAGAACTACAACAAGGTCATTCCTTCGGCCCGAGGTGAGGCAAACAAGCTCATCCAGCAAGCACAAGGATATGCAGCTGAACGTGTTAACCAAGCTGAAGGTGACGTGGCACGATTCAACAGCGTCCGAGAGGTCTATGAACAGTCACAGACCATTACTCGAACTCGATTGTACATTGAGACAATGGAGGCAGTCATCAATCCCACTGAAAGTGGATCGGTTACTCTGGTCGACAAGAACCTGAGCAACTTCCTTCCGGTGCAGATGATTGAAGGGGGTACAAAATGA
- the hflC gene encoding protease modulator HflC yields the protein MSTNTNKKLVTTLVVLVVFIAIFILLGPFYILSEGQQSVITRFGKIVDTAQTAGLKFKMPLVDNVVIYPKKILSWDGAAQRIPTKENQFIWVDTTARWRIADPAKYYETVNTLNNGIFRLNDVLDSSIRTIISENYLNEAVRNSNEINVIEVEEQVQNVESIEDAERLRNLTATVAKQETISIGRDGLSNMMFAQAKQFTDEFGIELIDIVIRQIRYSDDLTESVYQRMIKERNQIAEAYRSYGRGQLAQWQGKTEGEEKQILSEAYAESEKIKGVADAEAAKVYAESYEVDPEFFELWRTLESYRKTVPGLDKILSTDMQYFDMIYGRDAQK from the coding sequence ATGAGCACAAATACCAATAAGAAACTAGTTACCACCCTGGTAGTCCTCGTTGTCTTTATTGCCATCTTCATCTTGCTTGGACCTTTCTACATCCTCTCAGAAGGCCAACAGTCGGTAATCACCCGATTCGGCAAGATTGTCGATACAGCACAGACAGCTGGACTTAAGTTCAAGATGCCGCTGGTAGACAACGTAGTAATCTATCCCAAGAAAATACTCTCCTGGGATGGGGCTGCGCAGAGGATCCCAACCAAGGAAAACCAGTTCATCTGGGTTGATACCACAGCCAGATGGAGAATTGCAGATCCAGCAAAATACTATGAGACCGTTAATACGCTCAACAATGGTATATTCAGGCTGAACGATGTCCTTGATTCTTCTATCCGTACCATCATCAGTGAGAACTATCTCAATGAGGCGGTAAGGAACAGCAATGAGATCAATGTCATCGAGGTCGAAGAGCAGGTACAGAATGTCGAAAGCATCGAGGATGCTGAGAGACTGCGTAACCTCACAGCAACCGTTGCCAAGCAGGAGACGATCAGTATCGGTCGTGATGGCTTGAGCAATATGATGTTTGCCCAAGCAAAACAATTCACCGATGAGTTCGGTATTGAACTGATCGACATCGTTATCCGCCAGATTCGCTACAGTGATGATCTCACTGAGAGTGTATATCAGAGGATGATCAAGGAACGTAACCAGATTGCTGAGGCATACCGCTCCTACGGTCGTGGTCAACTCGCACAGTGGCAAGGAAAGACTGAGGGAGAAGAGAAACAGATTCTCTCAGAAGCCTATGCCGAGAGTGAGAAGATCAAGGGTGTTGCTGACGCTGAAGCTGCAAAGGTCTATGCAGAATCATACGAAGTAGATCCCGAGTTCTTCGAATTGTGGAGAACCTTGGAGTCATATCGCAAGACAGTGCCTGGTCTGGACAAGATCCTCAGCACTGACATGCAGTACTTTGACATGATTTATGGAAGGGATGCTCAAAAATAA